A region of the Silene latifolia isolate original U9 population chromosome 9, ASM4854445v1, whole genome shotgun sequence genome:
TCATAATTAGGTTAATAAGGACGTTTTTTACTCATCTTGGAACGCCACTTACTCTCTTAATCTCTCCCTTAAACTTTCCACTGTAACTTTTACTCTTGGATCTCTTGGCTTGGAttttggttgttctttacgccggaatcgcttgtgattgtaatctcttttctcctcttaatcttaatctcattACTTTCTTGCTTTAATCCTTGCTTTATTGTCTTAATTATTCTCGCCTAATCTCGGTTTATGCTTAATTTCATTGTTGCATCATGTCTCTAGCTAGTTtattcattattgttattgttgacatcactagcgatatgagtagctaatttcttttatggtaggactagggaatccatggtaggactgtgacgatgtagcgaatagactagatggtttacttgtgagaatctgtacccatagcaatataattgtatcaccaatttagttgaatgcatgcttctaaattattttaatttggttaacttcgttcctggatcggaagattggaatgaacagacctgctatgaacagtagactacaataatgaggacggaagttaagttagtggaaatctaggatagaaagtggaccggaaggacctttcctgtatccttctcacagtagattgtctaggctatttgcagccgagtcgatagactaccatgatgaaccgaaatcctgacatgttctctCTCTTTTGATCATCTTACTTGCATTCTCTGTCTTTTATTGCTTTTTCTTTACTGCTCTTCCCTTAAGCCTTCTTTAATTTAGAAACCAAATAtaaaccccccaattgtgacatagaTAGACGGACtgcagatagataccttgcctccctgtggagatcgaccctacttatcactagcttctgttagtatatttaggtttatttttggtacaaaaacgactgtatcaaattttggcgccgttgccggggagtcaattggcctatttatctgtttattttcgtttgtcttacgcctcaagggatttattccttgaggcagtttttatctttttccttcagtgttgttttgataggtcctacaggtcctacctgtCGGGTTTTGATTGTGGTTGGCGGAATTGTGAAGAAGGTTGATTGGTTTTAAGCAATGGCTGGAGGGATATTATAATTATGGGTAATTTCTTTTAAGATATATTAATAATATAACCAGAtacattatttattttattagataCATTATTCGTAAGATGGAAAAAGTTTACGTAGAATGGAAAAAAATGTATCTAAATTGTTATAAAACGTATCTAGAATACACGTAAAAAGTGTACCTAACATAGAAAAAAGTGTGTATAAAATTCaagtaaaaagtgtatctacattgtCAAAAAGTGTGTATTAAATTcaggtaaaaagtgtacctaacatagaaaaaagtgtatctacactcttaaaaagtgtatatagggttcatgtaaaaagtgtatctacgatAGTCTAAAGTGTATctaagatttaaaaaaaaaaaaaaaaggtgcacATGGTATATATTCCAATGATTCTAgtgcgttctcaccgagtgatcgttctcaccggatcctacctatatatatatatatatatatatatatgggttgAGAAGTTGTAGATCTAATGTGATACCCAAAATATTTAGAGACCAATAAAGGAATTTTGGGATGTTTGAGAGGACCTTTAGGCTTGACGAGAGACTATTCCTGAGTAAGACATACCACATCGTGCGTTTCTTCTTAGTGGCGCACAACTTGATGCGTCTTCTCTTTGTGTCTGACAGATTCATATATTTAATGATGGCTTACATCTAACGATTAAGAAACCATAAAAAACAGTTTTGAAATATGCAATGTAAATAACGTATGAAAACTATTAAAAAAACGACAAAACAATATTAAAACGGGTTGataacaccctcagacttacatgttaccgtcgcgagatttaactaaaattGGCTTTTTAGTGGTAACTCAAAACTAATGTGGAGGAAGCCCTTATTTAATAAGGATTTTacttatttttttattaaaatgagtgttgagttggtcaaattggtcggtctaaaTAAAACGAGATGGATACCACGATAGGAATCTGGTTTATGTGGTTGATTGATCAGGCACGTAGATGTCGGTGAGCAGTaaaaaggtctagaatgcaagaAGGAGAAGAGAAGAAGAGGAAAATCAACTTCGCACGTGCCAAAATATGAAGACCCTCAGGTCTCTATTTATAGCAAAATAGAGGAAGAAATGAAGACAAACACAGGAGTCCTACGCCACTTATAAGAGGCGCAACACTATGTGCGTCCCTTCACGCAACAGTTGGTGCATTTCTTTGTGGGAGGTTTCATTCTGACACAAAAAAGCGCATAGATGCGGATTCTGTGTGGGGAAATGATAGACTTCTATCTTATTTGATAGAGCTCGGGTACTCCTCAAACTCTAACATCTTAAATAAATATCTTGACGGATTCTAGAATATTCCGCTTCGGAACAAGACAGAATCCTGAAAAAGGAGATGGTTTATGGTCCTGACTCCGACCGAAACGACTCTAATTACTGTAAAAACAACCGTATTGACACGTAAGTGACGACTCAGACGTATCCAATTTCATGATATCAAatcaaaatattaataaaattgtTGAAATCAAAAATAGTCAAAAATCAAGAAGATTAAAATCACTAAAATTAGTGAGGTGTTGATTTAAAAAGGAACATGCACATTTGGCAGTGTATGTTTCCAGAAAACGCTCCCACAACAACGTGATGTCGAATTGTCGATCGGTAATGAATATAATGCATGTTTGATTTGCATTGGCTAACGTTGCGTACTCCGTATGAGTTTCTAACGTTACGCGTAAACTACATATGCAAGAAAAGGGATGATTCCAACTAATTAAAGCCTCGGAGTTACATCATGCAACAAGCAAAGAGATGTTCGTCGGCCAAGGATACAGTCGTAAATATAGCAAACAAACAAAGACATATACGGAGTAAACAAATATTGTCCCTAATCATCAGTCATCACGCTGTCATACTTGATTGACTCTTCCTGTGAAATACCAAATCCACCCACGGAGAGTACTGAGTAGATATCACATACTTTTCTTCCCACCAATCAAAATCAATACTTTCCTTTCTCCTTGTTTTCTCTTACATTATTTCACTTTTCTCTGTTTTCCCTGCAAAAACTTAACCAAACATGGGAAATGCCCTGAGATATTTATACAAAAATTGTTGCCAGCCTTCTACTACTGAATCTGGCCAACTCGGTCCTCACGGCGTTTCTACCCAAACTGTCGGTCTCTCTGCCCTCGCCCGCGATCTCCTCCACTTTGAGGCCACTTCCCAGGTTTcattcttttttatttatttcacaCAATTTCAGTCCCCTGTATACAATTTTCAGTTGAGCAAGACAATTGTTTTCATCATTTTGTTTCCAGGTACCTGATGAACTCAGTAAACATGTTGTGTCCTCTAAGAAAGCTCAAGCTAACTGGTAAATGTCTTTATCTATCAATTATCATCTTAATTATGATCCTACTACACCATCAAAATCACTGATGATAGCCAAAATCGGATCTTGGATACGTGGATCAAAACTAGTTCCAGTTTTAACTTTTAACATAATATATATTGTAAAGATCCTGAAGAATTGTTTATCTTCATGGCCCTCTAAGAGTCTTTTCAAAGCTAGAGCTGAAATTTGAAATGTTACCTGTCCTAGGATAGAATTGTCTTTTACTTGAGTCTTAATCCTAAAGCTCAATGATCCATATAGAAACGACGGAAATGAACTACTTACAGTTTTCCTATGATGATACTTATATATCAGGTATAAGAAGCTTATACCGGCGTGGAAAGAAGCAAAGCCCCCACCTAGAACCCCTGAAGATGCTGCAAGGCTCATTGTTCACACCTTGAAAAATCACCAGAAAGCAGACGTTGAGGTAATCCCACACACAAATGCACTCATTTTCAAAAAGTAGGTAGACAATAGACATGTACAACAACATTATTCTATTGCCTTGAACACTCCACCTATGGCGCGATAAAAATAACGTAGACAATTGTATCAACCGACTCTTGTTTTATAATACAGAAGGTGTAGCCAATTTAGGAGTAGTTGCTTTACCCCATCATAGTCAAAAGTCGAAGAATAGTGTGTCTTTGACTCAAATGGAAATACCCAGGGAAAAGTCTAACTCAGGTTACTTCTTGAATAGGGATTACTTGCCTTCTATGGTCTTCCTCATCCACAAACACTTGTCGAAACCTCAACTGGGGTGCCTTCTTCGTTGCCAGATGGTGTGAAGTATGAACTCCATACACTTCCGGTAAGATCCTTACTCTTTGCCGTTCTTGTCTCAGTGACTCTGTTCTCTTAGTTAAGCTGGCAAGTTTGACCTGAAAATAAACAAAACTAAATTTGGATGTATACAGGTGGATGTTAAGGCAGTGGCAGATGGAGATACTGTGACTGTATATGTAAGTACCAAAGATCCTCGTGAATCGTCTTCAGTTCCTAGAGAAGTTCAGGTTGCAGCAGTCGAAAGAGCAAAGGCGCGTGCTGTAAGAGATTATGTCAAGGCAGATGCACTACACAAAAAAATAATTGATCAGAATTACAGGTTAGTTTGAAATCCCCTGACTAAAGCTCACTGAAAACCATTCAACAACTTTTTAGGACTTCATGTATTTCACTTTTTTTACAGGGTCATCAATGTCCATGATGAGGAGGTTCTAGCTCGAAAGTACCGCATTAGACTAAGGTATAAGAAATATTCATGACTTTTCTCCTTACGTAGAAAAGTTCTATATACCAACTGTTAATGTTCATGGAAAGAATTCAGGGGAATAGATGCACCAGAAAGTGCAATGCCTCATGGGCAGCAGGCAAAGGAGGCGCTAGCTAATCTCCTTCAAGGAAAATGCTTACAAGTTCTTGTCTACGGAGACGACCGTTATGGTCGCTGTGTAGGAGACATTTACTGCAATGGCATATTTGCACAGGTAATTTTCTCTTCTACCTATATCTATCACAAAGTGCATAGTTCAGCTGCAGGTGTAGACCTGCTAAAAGGGCCATTCAATCCCACTGCATGTTGGATCATTTTGGGATGTTCCATTTTGGGCATCTTAAACACTTCAGATCGAGATGAGACTGGTCTACATCTATTTCTGGTGTGTTATTATTACGTCATTTTTGGTAAGATTGATTTTGTCGGGTTTACTCAGGCCCACGGAAAGTGTCCTAGTACTCTCTTCGGTTACAATTGCGCCCCTTCCCTCCTTCTCGAAGATTTCCAAAGTAGTCCTTTGAATTGTGTATGTCTTATCAACTCTAGAGTATGTTCATTCTCATTACCAGGAAATGATGCTCAAGAAAGGACTTGCATGGCACTACGCAGCCTATGACCGCCGGACAGAgctggtcaatgtaaggaagtcaTTATACCTGATAATTTGACATCAACGAACTCCTATGCGTTTTTAAACTAACAAATGATAATATGAACAGTGGGAAAAAGAAGCACGGGCCAAGCGGATTGGACTATGGGCCTCAAGAAACCCCGAAGAGCCATGGGAATGGAGAAAAAACAAGCGTAATGGACACAAATAATTTCCAATGGAATGAAATCAAGTTGCCCTTCTTCCAGTTCCCAAAAATAAGGGACCAATTACTTCAGAACTCACACCAAGAAGACGGGATAATAATCAAGAACCGAAAGCAACAGAAAAGAAAGCAAAGTGACCCAAGAAAGGGGATTACTTTGACTACATATGTTACAAGTGTAATTGTGAATGTGTTGATAATTTGTGAAAGTAAAACATTCAATTTGTCTGGAAAATTATGCACATCAAATAACTAATTGAAGACAGTACAGGGTTAGGGGCACTATCTTGGGCTTCTGAGCATTCAACTATAACTAATACAGTAGGTTTTTGTTCTTTTATCATCTCTACAGTCAAAATCAGTATAGTAAAGCACTAGTAAACTATAGTCTATAGATCAGTCAGAGGCCAGAGATGCGAAACGGATACTACtcttatcaatactatatattaaatccagaaaccaagggacttcaatgtaattaaagaaagttatacaaattaattatactatatagtttaaaattactagcaccgtgtgatggacccgattaagggatctcaatgcaaatattatatagtttgggttaaaattaaattatatagaagcttggtaattttcctaaacatttgtaagagactaaaacatggtcaatttccttaaataaaataattaattaagatggtcaatttccttaaaataaaataattaagtaagatggtcaatttccttaaaataaaataattaattaagatgatcaatttcaaggagactaaaaggaAGAAGAtacttgataattttcctaaatatttatagaagactagaagatggtcaatttccttaaaataaaataattaattagcatAAACAttcacacttatggtattaattattatcatcataaaattatatattaaatttaaaatttatgcaattttattaaactttatagtttattagatgtatagacatgtaaaattatttaacatacaaatacaaaaatataatataagtaggttataaataattcaagttagattccataatatttaatattgcataattctttcgatttgatttaatgcatatatgtaatatatttatataaatatataatactcttaaaattgcatgcctaagtaaaAAGTAATTtcatcagtaaagaaaagaattgtagtaacattggatatagttatatgatagtaatcactcatttgaatagtaaaagtaacaatattatcagcgagatgagtgaaagtggtagaaacaacgggTGTGgtgaaataataaatattaatgcggcaatagtgaaagtaacaataattacggagAGAATAGTgatattatcaatattaatgcgggcTATGCGGCAGTAgagacagtaacaataattacggcgggagtagtgaaagtaacaatgattacgggcaagtagtgaaatgtcattactattgtttcattaataagagtaaaatattaatagcaggagtagtaaatttgtctcaaaatttatttcatcgtaattttaggatatgtcattgaaaaatatattaatgataaatttaaggattatgcaactttaagtaattttatttaatgaaaaaaaaaattaatggtaagtagaggttgcccgggcgaagccgggcaccaatactagtaactCATATAATGAAACTTACTCCAATTAAGCCCAATAGGATTTGGAAACCTGAATAAAAAAAGGGacatgataaatacaacccagtgggttgtatttaagcatttaatacccttctaaatttggtattaatttaaaaattagagtaaattacacataaatcaatACAATTAATGTATGTATTAActatttatttcctcttttagttgcttaaatacaacccattgggttgtatttatcataaccCATAAAAAAAATAGATTTTATAGTTTAAGTAAACTGGTAAATATAAAGAAACCTCAGAATTCAGAACATTGCAGGCTTGTGGAAATGGTGAAAAGCTGAGAAATGAAGAAACCTGGTAATGGAAAATGACATTTTCCGTGAATTTGAGAAAACTACACAATTCTGATTGCTATAAATCTGATTAAACTTTGAATAATACCAAATGTCGAGCCAAATTACTGTTAATGATGTATAAACTCACTTTGTCGAGTCAAAGGCATGAGTCTTATTTGGAACATAAAATGCCACCAAGTCCAATGCCTAATTACTGTTAATTCTAATTGTAGATGAAAACAGACATCCAAGATTAACGAGTAACTGAGTAAAGTTGACTCCACTCACAATTCATACATCTATCAATTAATAGCACACATTCTGAGTTAGCACCTGTAATCTTTGGATCCTCTTAATCAGAGTCACTTGCGTCAAATCCGAGGAATAAACATAACTTAGCAAGAATAAAAGATGTCGAAACAGTAGGCAAATATGAAACCTGGTGAGTTATTGCTCACTCCCCATGCAGAAGACCTGTCTTTTGAAGCTCCAAGTGCACCCCTGATTTTCAAATTCCCCAAAATGGTTAGAATTAACATTGGTTGCTTCTATTAGACATTTAAAGTTTATCTAAAGAGTAGAGATATTGCCCAAGACCTATCTTCATAGTGTTTTTTTGGTCCCAAGTCCTAACCTAGCTTCATACAGTGATAACTGAAGATACACCCGTACATGAGAAGACCAGAAGGCATTCAGATAACAAAACATCGTTCGGTCTAGCAGCCCATTTAAAGTTTTAGAGAATCATTTGGTTTCAACTTTTAGATAATAAGAAATATAACGAATAATTGTTCACAAAAAGAATCTCACCAAATTAGGCTGGCTGGCTGGCTTACTGAATCAAAAACAGCAAAAAATTTCAGTGGCTAAAAGGCTCCCGCAAATAGTGAATTAAGGGAAATAGCAATAGTTGAAGTTTCATACAACCTTTTTCCATTGCTATCTGACAACCGGTTAAGGACAGCTGCAGCAACAGCCGAGGAAAAGTTAACTAAATCAACCTCTGACATTGTCTCAGTTATCTTCAGCTTGGCAGGTACACACAACTTTCAAAAACTAAGAGTCTCTCAGATAAGGGAGATTGAGTAGAATTCTCAACATATCTTAGTAACTTCATCAACTCATCAGTGTCCTTGAGTAAACTATATGGTATACCATGTACAATCATCTAAAAATGATGAGATACGAGTCAAATATGATAAAATATGAAGCAATTTCGACAATTGTTAAATAAGTCAGCCAATGAAATAACGCTGAATCAGTAAAAGTCCACAGCGAGAGCTGAAGGCATGTTTGGTTAATCATGCATTCTGAGCAAACGCAGGAACGGAGAAGCATCAGTTGCCACAAAGAATGCCTAGTCGTCCACCATTATGCGTATGCATCTCAATACTATAGCCTGCATATCAGAGCTTGTTCGAAGCAGCAATGAGCAAAGAAAGATTACCCCGCATTCAGAAGGCATGATCAAAGATAAATAGTTACATGCCTAATTTGGTTTACTGCTTTTCTGTTTCTCTCATCAGAGTGAGTTTAGGAAAGGGGCGAAGGGGCAGGTAGTTGAGATCAAAAAGTTTAAAAGAAATCGCTGCCCAACCATACATCTAGTGCCATACCCTATGTTACCATATTCGCTCAAACCTAGCCATATCGGAAAAAACTCCCGCACCATTTTACGCTTACCTATGCTCTATGTAGTTCAAAGAATTCAGTCACCCATAGAAGTACTTGGGTATAATATTATATGGAAACAGCAGTCTAACAATGAGCTTCCCTatcaaaaaagaaagaaaaaagagaaatctgaaAAGTGTAATTTCTTTAATTTAAAAAGATGTCAGAATTCATAAGTTTATTATATTTGCAAGTGATTTAGGAAGTTGTCAGCTGCTTAGCCAACTAAATATAGAGTCATCTTTAGTTTCAACTGAAATTTAATTCTAGGTCTCGTGCCAGAATAATATAGAGGATCAATATAGTCCGTATCCGTTGTATACTTGTATTCTACAAGAAGACATGTTAATATACTCGTGTCCATCCATATCTTTTGGTCGAATATCATTCTTGGTCGAATATCATTCTTGAATCGAATGACCCACTCATGATTGAAGGAATATGCTATTCCATTATTACCACATGTGGGTTTCCTAAACTCGAACCACTTAAACAACACAAATTATACTTTGCAACGGTTGTACTAAAAAATGACTATTTTATGTTAAAATACAACCTAGTTTCCATTGAGAGCTATTGTGGTTCATCTTCCCTTAGCCATTAATATCTAGTATTTGGATGATAAATGAGATAAGATTGTGTAGGATATTTCCAAATTGTACATGTTTAAGGCAAAGTAGAAACCAAACGGAGCTGGGTAGGCAATGCCATTACAGGTCATAGCTGCTTCAAGTAATTATTGCAATTTTAAATGACAGAAATTCAAGAATGAGATGGTATGAACCTGTTTAATTACGGAGTATTAAGTAAGGGGAATGATAGATAATAACAAGGAAAGTAGACCAAAATATAAAGAGAGTGGAGAAAATATTAACGGAAGCAGACGTTTTAATTGCATTATTATTATAGAAAGACGGGGTTACAGAATAATAATTGTAGAAGAGATTGGAAGACAAATACGTATCCCCTCTCTCCTCCATCAAACTACCTTTAAACACACACGCACACACAGTGACACAGACCCTTAATTAATTAAAATTACTAGTCCGTATTAATTAATTAGAGAGCTAAAACCAAACCGGGTAGAGATTTCCCAAACTGGTTGGAAACACTACTTTCCCAGAGCGGCTGACAACGGCGGCTGTGAGAAGACTTGGTACCAAGACGGGTGACGGTAACAGAGGTATTAAAATACTCCTTAACCTGTGTGATTATCCCATCAGTGATTGTCCACGCGTGAACCCAGGAGATGGAACGGTTTTGATCGCAGCCTTCAGCGAGGACGAGGGACGATCCAACTGGGACGATTGACTGAGGAGTGAAGGTGAATTGATGTTGAGCGTCTGATGGGTGTGAGCCAGTGAGAATGTGCATCAGAAACTGGTGGGACGGCGGACCATGGAACCACCATTCAAGGTCAGCTGCTAGGAGAGTTGATACCACGTGAGAGTCACGGGACTTTAGGGCTTCATACAGGGATAACACTACCGAAACCGAGGAGTTTGAAGACTCCAGCTCTTGGGTGTCTGCCAGTTCTATCTTTTTTTGAGGAGGGGATTTGAGGGAGTGTGTTGTTTGAGGGAGATGAGAGAGGTGCGGGGGTTTTTATAGAAGGTGGAGGTGGTGAGGAGATGTGGCCTGTGGGTGTTTGAGTGGATGTAGGATACGCGATTTGTGTAAGGTTGGATCTCCGCGTCT
Encoded here:
- the LOC141600247 gene encoding staphylococcal-like nuclease CAN2, with the translated sequence MGNALRYLYKNCCQPSTTESGQLGPHGVSTQTVGLSALARDLLHFEATSQVPDELSKHVVSSKKAQANWYKKLIPAWKEAKPPPRTPEDAARLIVHTLKNHQKADVEGLLAFYGLPHPQTLVETSTGVPSSLPDGVKYELHTLPVDVKAVADGDTVTVYVSTKDPRESSSVPREVQVAAVERAKARAVRDYVKADALHKKIIDQNYRVINVHDEEVLARKYRIRLRGIDAPESAMPHGQQAKEALANLLQGKCLQVLVYGDDRYGRCVGDIYCNGIFAQEMMLKKGLAWHYAAYDRRTELVNWEKEARAKRIGLWASRNPEEPWEWRKNKRNGHK